The genomic segment CGGTTGCTTGTGCCACGATAGTGTCTGTCATTGGGGAAAACCTTTGTTTAAATTTAATAAATGAAAAGGCGGCTCAATAGCCGCCTTTAAAGATTATATCAGTTTGAGCTATGACTTATTTTAAGCCTTTTTTCTCAAGACCTGCATAAATAATCTTTTGTTGTGTGATTGCGACTAAGTTACCTACTAACCAGTAAAGTACTAGACCTGATGGGAACCATAGGAAGAATACTGTAAAGATAACTGGCATCCATTGCATCATTTTCACTTGCATTGGATCCATGGTTGGTGCCATTGGTTGCATTTTTTGCATTAACCACATAGACACACCCATTAGTAGTGGCAATACGTAGTAAGGATCTTGAACCGATAAATCGTCAATCCAAAGCATGAATGGCGCATGGCGTAACTCATAACTTTCTAGTAATACCCAGTATAGTGCAATGAAAATTGGCATTTGTAGCAAGATTGGAAGACAGCCGCCCATCGGGTTAACTTTCTCTTTCTTGTACAACTCCATCATTGCTTGACCCATCTTCTGACGGTCATCACCAAAGCGTTCTTTTAACTCTGCAAGCTTAGGCTGCAAGTTACGCATCTTAGCCATTGAAGTGTATTGCGCTTTTGTAAGTGGGTATAAAATACCACGTACAGAAAGCGTAATTAGGATAATTGCAACACCCCAGTTAGTGACAATCGACTGGAAGAACATCAATAGTTTGTAGATAGGAATTGCTAGCCACCAAAGGAAGCCGTAATCAACAACTAAGTTTAATGTTTCAGAAATGTCTGAAAGTGCTTTTTGGTCTTTAGGACCAACGAAGAACTGAGCACTAATCGTTTGTTGTGCACCAGGAGCAATATCATGTACTGCGCCGCGGAAACCAATATTAGCTTGGCCACCCGCACTCATGCTAGAGAAGATAGTATTTGAATCGTTTGCTGGTGGTACCCAAGCTGACACGAAGTAATGTTGAAGCATCGCTGCCCAACCACCTAATGTTTGTTGGTTTAGGTTACTCTTAGCAATATCTTCAAAGTCATATTTTTCATAGCGTACACTTTGAGTCGAGAATGCTGCACCACGGTATGTTGGCATCATCATGCTACTTTCAGATGCTTGTACCGTTTGTTTAATTTGACCGTACATTTGCATTTGAAGCGGCGCTGAAGTGGTGTTGTTTACTTTGTAATCAACAGTCACATCAAATTGGCCACGGGTGAAAGTAAATACTTTGGTATAGCTTGCGCCATTTGCATCCACATAACTTAATGGTACAGATAACGTATCTTGACCATCAGCTAGTTGATAAAGTTCTGACTCTGCAGAGAAGTGTGCACGTCCGTGAGTACTGCTATCAATACCATCACGACCGATTAAACCACTTTGAGAAATATAGTTGAATGCGCCATTTTGCTCTAAAAGAACAAATGGGTCATTACTATCAATTTCAACTTTATGGTCAACCAAAGCAGCATAAACAATATCACCGCCGACTGGGTCAATTTTAATGTCTAACTGATCGGTTTTAACTTCAATCAGATTTTGAGTTGCCGGTAATTGAACAG from the Shewanella japonica genome contains:
- the yidC gene encoding membrane protein insertase YidC → MESQRNLMLIALLFVSFLLWQAWQDDKAPQPVATQTTVAQTNDVPSHSNSDVPDADSSMPVQLPATQNLIEVKTDQLDIKIDPVGGDIVYAALVDHKVEIDSNDPFVLLEQNGAFNYISQSGLIGRDGIDSSTHGRAHFSAESELYQLADGQDTLSVPLSYVDANGASYTKVFTFTRGQFDVTVDYKVNNTTSAPLQMQMYGQIKQTVQASESSMMMPTYRGAAFSTQSVRYEKYDFEDIAKSNLNQQTLGGWAAMLQHYFVSAWVPPANDSNTIFSSMSAGGQANIGFRGAVHDIAPGAQQTISAQFFVGPKDQKALSDISETLNLVVDYGFLWWLAIPIYKLLMFFQSIVTNWGVAIILITLSVRGILYPLTKAQYTSMAKMRNLQPKLAELKERFGDDRQKMGQAMMELYKKEKVNPMGGCLPILLQMPIFIALYWVLLESYELRHAPFMLWIDDLSVQDPYYVLPLLMGVSMWLMQKMQPMAPTMDPMQVKMMQWMPVIFTVFFLWFPSGLVLYWLVGNLVAITQQKIIYAGLEKKGLK